In a single window of the Natator depressus isolate rNatDep1 chromosome 24, rNatDep2.hap1, whole genome shotgun sequence genome:
- the LOC141977172 gene encoding persulfide dioxygenase ETHE1, mitochondrial-like isoform X2 gives MWLSRSRPAAAAARRALAQRPYCTRRAQRQGLLFRQLFEPVSCTYTYLLADLKTKEAVLIDPVLETAKRDAELVGELGLNLLYAANTHCHADHITGTGLLKTMLPGCRSVISQDSGALADILLREGHALEFGAFALETRSTPGHTDGCLTYVLSDRTMAFTGDTLLIRGCGRTDFQQGSPETLYRSVHEKIFTLPGDCLIYPAHDYTGQTVSTVEEERTLNPRLTQSCEAFVQLMNSLNLPQPQQIDFAVPANLKCGIQDAAT, from the exons ATGTGGTTGTCCCGGAGCCGCCCTGCAGCGGCCGCTGCCCGGCGCGCCCTGGCCCAGAGACCCTACTGCACCCGCCGCGCCCAGCGCCAGGGGCTGCTCTTCCGGCAG CTCTTTGAGCCCGTGAGCTGCACCTACACCTACCTGCTCGCGGATCTGAAGACCAAGGAGGCGGTTCTGATCGACCCGGTTCTGGAGACGGCCAAGCGGGACGCGGAGCTGGTGGGGGAGCTGGGCCTCAACTTACTGTACGCAG CCAACACCCACTGCCACGCAGACCACATCACGGGCACCGGGCTGCTGAAGACGATGCTCCCAGGCTGCCGCAGTGTGATCTCCCAGGACAGCGGGGCCTTGGCCGACATCCTCCTCCGTGAGGGCCACGCCCTGGAATTCGGGGCCTTT GCCCTGGAAACCCGCTCCACCCCCGGACACACGGACGGCTGCCTGACCTACGTGCTCAGTGACAGGACCATGGCCTTCACCGGGGACACCCTGCTGATCCGGGGCTGCGGCCGCACCGACTTCCAGCAGG GCTCCCCGGAGACCCTGTACCGCTCCGTGCACGAGAAAATCTTCACGCTCCCCGGAGACTGTCTGATCTACCCCGCCCACGACTACACGG GCCAGACGGTGTCCacggtggaggaggagaggaccCTGAACCCCCGACTGACCCAGAGCTGCGAGGCCTTTGTCCAGCTGATGAACAGCTTGAACCTTCCTCAACCCCAACAAATTG ATTTTGCCGTTCCAGCGAACCTCAAGTGTGGGATCCAGGATGCAGCGACTTAG
- the LOC141977172 gene encoding persulfide dioxygenase ETHE1, mitochondrial-like isoform X4 — MLFEPVSCTYTYLLADLKTKEAVLIDPVLETAKRDAELVGELGLNLLYAANTHCHADHITGTGLLKTMLPGCRSVISQDSGALADILLREGHALEFGAFALETRSTPGHTDGCLTYVLSDRTMAFTGDTLLIRGCGRTDFQQGSPETLYRSVHEKIFTLPGDCLIYPAHDYTGQTVSTVEEERTLNPRLTQSCEAFVQLMNSLNLPQPQQIDFAVPANLKCGIQDAAT; from the exons ATG CTCTTTGAGCCCGTGAGCTGCACCTACACCTACCTGCTCGCGGATCTGAAGACCAAGGAGGCGGTTCTGATCGACCCGGTTCTGGAGACGGCCAAGCGGGACGCGGAGCTGGTGGGGGAGCTGGGCCTCAACTTACTGTACGCAG CCAACACCCACTGCCACGCAGACCACATCACGGGCACCGGGCTGCTGAAGACGATGCTCCCAGGCTGCCGCAGTGTGATCTCCCAGGACAGCGGGGCCTTGGCCGACATCCTCCTCCGTGAGGGCCACGCCCTGGAATTCGGGGCCTTT GCCCTGGAAACCCGCTCCACCCCCGGACACACGGACGGCTGCCTGACCTACGTGCTCAGTGACAGGACCATGGCCTTCACCGGGGACACCCTGCTGATCCGGGGCTGCGGCCGCACCGACTTCCAGCAGG GCTCCCCGGAGACCCTGTACCGCTCCGTGCACGAGAAAATCTTCACGCTCCCCGGAGACTGTCTGATCTACCCCGCCCACGACTACACGG GCCAGACGGTGTCCacggtggaggaggagaggaccCTGAACCCCCGACTGACCCAGAGCTGCGAGGCCTTTGTCCAGCTGATGAACAGCTTGAACCTTCCTCAACCCCAACAAATTG ATTTTGCCGTTCCAGCGAACCTCAAGTGTGGGATCCAGGATGCAGCGACTTAG
- the LOC141977172 gene encoding DNA repair protein XRCC1-like isoform X1, translating into MPEIGIRHVVSASSADPTHCAENLLKADTYRKWKAAQAGEKQLSVILQFEKEERIHSIDVGNEGSAFVEVLAGSSASPSEQDYEVLLVTSSFMSPSESKAGTNLNRVRMFGPDKLVKAAAEKKWDRVKIVCTQPYTKTLAYGLSFVKFHSPPENNETQSKSASPKVTKLGQFKVKDEDSSSASMRPGALFFSRASKPLLTPPRAPQTEEPSPSYAVATLQASTPSAASSPSPPAAEKPTARTSPSRAAASPKDPAPTKRKFEFSKENSAPPSARKPDPEAPHSMQPAPKKPKAPEPPPSRLPAHKKQPKEPSPEGAGEDFHRLLQGTVFVLSGFQNPFRSELRDKALEMGAKYRPDWTPDSTHLICAFANTPKYSQVKGRGGTIVRKEWVLDCHRARRHLPCKRYLMDGPPASASEEEDESEEEPPARPHKTPSPRQRAGLLSSNHQGKAPARALPPQGESSGEETEPGTSWANAGNSRARGESSPASTDSGEPAGARESGEGDSGDTDDELRRVEEEHRKKQQAGREAAPDPDDDPYGGSTDENTDVEEEPDQPIPELPDFFVGKRFFLYGEFPSQERRLLNRYITAFSGEVEGYMNERVNYVITAQEWDDTFEELFEPVSCTYTYLLADLKTKEAVLIDPVLETAKRDAELVGELGLNLLYAANTHCHADHITGTGLLKTMLPGCRSVISQDSGALADILLREGHALEFGAFALETRSTPGHTDGCLTYVLSDRTMAFTGDTLLIRGCGRTDFQQGSPETLYRSVHEKIFTLPGDCLIYPAHDYTGQTVSTVEEERTLNPRLTQSCEAFVQLMNSLNLPQPQQIDFAVPANLKCGIQDAAT; encoded by the exons ATGCCGGAGATCGGGATCCGCCATGTGGTGTCCGCGAGCAGCGCCGACCCG ACTCACTGCGCCGAGAACCTGCTCAAAGCCGACACCTACCGCAAGTGGAAGGCGGCGCAGGCGGGCGAGAAGCAGCTGTCGGTCATCCTGCAg TTCGAGAAGGAGGAGCGGATCCACAGCATCGACGTGGGCAATGAGGGCTCAGCCTTCGTGGAGGTGCTGGCCGGCAGCTCCGCCTCGCCCAGCGAGCAGGACTACGAG GTGCTGCTGGTCACCTCGTCTTTCATGTCGCCCTCGGAGAGCAAGGCTGGCACCAACCTCAACCGGGTCCGGATGTTCGGCCCAGACAAGCTGGTGAAGGCAGCGGCAGAGAAGAAATGGGACCGGGTGAAAATTGTCTGCACCCAGCCCTACACCAAG ACCCTAGCATATGGGCTGTCTTTTGTGAAGTTCCACTCGCCACCCGAAAACAATGAAACCCAATCAAAATCTGCCTCCCCG AAGGTGACCAAGCTGGGCCAGTTTAAGGTGAAGGACGAGGACAGCAGTTCTGCCTCAATGAGGCCCGGGGCCCTGTTCTTCAGCCGAGCTAGCAAACCGCTTCTCACACCGCCCAGAG CCCCGCAGACGGAGGAACCATCCCCAAGCTACGCCGTGGCCACCCTCCAGGCCAGTACACCCAgcgccgcctcctccccctccccacccgccgCAGAGAAACCCACCGCCAGGACCTCCCCGAGCCGCGCTGCAGCCTCCCCCAAG GATCCGGCTCCCACCAAGAGGAAGTTTGAGTTCAGCAAGGAGAATTCGGCCCCCCCCTCCGCTCGGAAGCCTGACCCCGAGGCCCCACACTCCATGCAGCCAGCCCCCAAGAAGCCCAAAG ccccggagccaCCCCCCAGCAGGCTGCCGGCCCACAAGAAGCAGCCGAAGGAGCCGTCgccggagggggcaggggaggatttTCATAGGCTCCTGCAGGGGACGGTCTTCGTGCTGAGCGGCTTCCAGAACCCCTTCCGCTCCGAGCTGCGGGACAAGGCGCTGGAGATGGGCGCCAAGTACCGGCCCGACTGGACCCCCGACAGCACCCACCTCAT ctgtgcCTTTGCCAACACCCCCAAGTACAGCCAGGTGAAGGGGCGCGGGGGCACCATTGTGCGGAAAGAGTGGGTGCTGGACTGCCACCGGGCCCGGCGGCACCTGCCCTGCAAACG GTACCTGATGGACGGTCCGCCTGCCTCGGCCAGTGAGGAGGAAGACGAGAGTGAGGAAGAGCCGCCCGCCCGGCCCCAcaagaccccctccccccgacag AGAGCCGGGCTGCTTAGCTCCAACCACCAGGGCAAGGCGCCTGCCAGGGCCCTGCCACCTCAGGGTGAGTCCTCGGGGGAGGAGACAGAGCCCGGCACATCCTGGGCCAACGCCGGCAACTCGCGGGCCAGGGGGGAGAGCTCCCCGGCCTCCACGGACAGCGGGGAGCCCGCAG GGGCGAGAGAGAGCGGGGAGGGCGACTCCGGCGACACAGACGACGAGCTGAGGAG GGTGGAGGAGGAGCACCGCAAGAAGCAGCAAGCGGGTCGGGAGGCAGCTCCGGACCCCGATGACGACCCCTATGGTGGGTCTACAGATGAGAACACGGATGTGGAGGAGGAGCCGGATCAGCCCATCCCGGAGCTGCCTG attTCTTCGTGGGCAAACGCTTTTTCCTCTATGGCGAGTTCCCCTCCCAGGAGCGACGCCTCCTGAATCGCTACATCACGGCGTTCAGCGG ggaggtggagggctACATGAACGAGCGGGTGAACTACGTCATCACGGCCCAGGAGTGGGACGACACCTTCGAGGAG CTCTTTGAGCCCGTGAGCTGCACCTACACCTACCTGCTCGCGGATCTGAAGACCAAGGAGGCGGTTCTGATCGACCCGGTTCTGGAGACGGCCAAGCGGGACGCGGAGCTGGTGGGGGAGCTGGGCCTCAACTTACTGTACGCAG CCAACACCCACTGCCACGCAGACCACATCACGGGCACCGGGCTGCTGAAGACGATGCTCCCAGGCTGCCGCAGTGTGATCTCCCAGGACAGCGGGGCCTTGGCCGACATCCTCCTCCGTGAGGGCCACGCCCTGGAATTCGGGGCCTTT GCCCTGGAAACCCGCTCCACCCCCGGACACACGGACGGCTGCCTGACCTACGTGCTCAGTGACAGGACCATGGCCTTCACCGGGGACACCCTGCTGATCCGGGGCTGCGGCCGCACCGACTTCCAGCAGG GCTCCCCGGAGACCCTGTACCGCTCCGTGCACGAGAAAATCTTCACGCTCCCCGGAGACTGTCTGATCTACCCCGCCCACGACTACACGG GCCAGACGGTGTCCacggtggaggaggagaggaccCTGAACCCCCGACTGACCCAGAGCTGCGAGGCCTTTGTCCAGCTGATGAACAGCTTGAACCTTCCTCAACCCCAACAAATTG ATTTTGCCGTTCCAGCGAACCTCAAGTGTGGGATCCAGGATGCAGCGACTTAG
- the LOC141977172 gene encoding persulfide dioxygenase ETHE1, mitochondrial-like isoform X3, protein MSHGAVQQDGLLMLFEPVSCTYTYLLADLKTKEAVLIDPVLETAKRDAELVGELGLNLLYAANTHCHADHITGTGLLKTMLPGCRSVISQDSGALADILLREGHALEFGAFALETRSTPGHTDGCLTYVLSDRTMAFTGDTLLIRGCGRTDFQQGSPETLYRSVHEKIFTLPGDCLIYPAHDYTGQTVSTVEEERTLNPRLTQSCEAFVQLMNSLNLPQPQQIDFAVPANLKCGIQDAAT, encoded by the exons ATGAGCCACGGGGCTGTGCAGCAGGATGGTTTGTTGATG CTCTTTGAGCCCGTGAGCTGCACCTACACCTACCTGCTCGCGGATCTGAAGACCAAGGAGGCGGTTCTGATCGACCCGGTTCTGGAGACGGCCAAGCGGGACGCGGAGCTGGTGGGGGAGCTGGGCCTCAACTTACTGTACGCAG CCAACACCCACTGCCACGCAGACCACATCACGGGCACCGGGCTGCTGAAGACGATGCTCCCAGGCTGCCGCAGTGTGATCTCCCAGGACAGCGGGGCCTTGGCCGACATCCTCCTCCGTGAGGGCCACGCCCTGGAATTCGGGGCCTTT GCCCTGGAAACCCGCTCCACCCCCGGACACACGGACGGCTGCCTGACCTACGTGCTCAGTGACAGGACCATGGCCTTCACCGGGGACACCCTGCTGATCCGGGGCTGCGGCCGCACCGACTTCCAGCAGG GCTCCCCGGAGACCCTGTACCGCTCCGTGCACGAGAAAATCTTCACGCTCCCCGGAGACTGTCTGATCTACCCCGCCCACGACTACACGG GCCAGACGGTGTCCacggtggaggaggagaggaccCTGAACCCCCGACTGACCCAGAGCTGCGAGGCCTTTGTCCAGCTGATGAACAGCTTGAACCTTCCTCAACCCCAACAAATTG ATTTTGCCGTTCCAGCGAACCTCAAGTGTGGGATCCAGGATGCAGCGACTTAG
- the LOC141976987 gene encoding persulfide dioxygenase ETHE1, mitochondrial-like, giving the protein MTLRPHCTCRAQGQGLLFRQLFEPVSCTYTYLLADLKTKEAVLIDPVLETAKRDVKLVKELGLNLLYAANTHCHADHITGTGLLKTMLPGCRSVISQDSGALADILLREGHTLEFGAFALEARSTPGHTDGCLTYVLSDRTMAFTGDALLIRGCGRTDFQQGSPETLYRSVHEKIFTLPGDCLIYPAHDYTGQTVSTVEEERTLNPRLTQSCEAFVQLMNSLNLPQPQQIDIAVPANLKCGIQDVET; this is encoded by the exons ATGACCCTGAGACCGCATTGTACCTGCcgtgcccagggccaggggctgctcttccGGCAG CTCTTTGAGCCTGTGAGCTGCACCTACACCTACCTGCTTGCGGATCTGAAGACCAAGGAGGCGGTTCTGATCGACCCGGTTCTGGAGACGGCCAAGCGGGACGTGAAGCTGGTGAAGGAGCTGGGCCTCAATTTACTGTATGCAG CCAACACCCACTGCCACGCAGACCACATCACGGGCACCGGGCTGCTGAAGACGATGCTCCCAGGCTGCCGCAGTGTGATCTCCCAGGACAGCGGGGCCTTGGCCGACATCCTCCTCCGCGAGGGCCACACCCTGGAATTCGGGGCCTTC GCCCTGGAAGCCCGCTCCACCCCCGGACACACGGACGGCTGCCTGACCTACGTGCTCAGTGACAGGACCATGGCCTTCACCGGGGACGCCCTGCTGATCCGGGGCTGTGGCCGCACCGACTTCCAGCAGG GCTCCCCGGAGACCCTGTACCGCTCCGTGCACGAGAAAATCTTCACGCTCCCCGGAGACTGTCTGATCTACCCCGCCCACGACTACACGG GCCAGACGGTGTCCacggtggaggaggagaggaccCTGAACCCCCGACTGACCCAGAGCTGCGAGGCCTTTGTCCAGCTGATGAACAGCTTGAACCTTCCTCAACCCCAACAAATTG ATATCGCTGTCCCAGCAAACCTGAAGTGCGGGATCCAGGATGTGGAGACTTAG